In a single window of the Deinococcus aetherius genome:
- a CDS encoding nucleotidyltransferase family protein encodes MPEFSPPPPVWGVLLAAGRSTRMGRPKQLLPLRGVPLVRHAALSLAEGGHDGLLAVLPPGEVGEGVRAALADLPFAFVENPDPARGLASSFRVAAQALPPGIAGANFVLGDMPLVTPGVHAALVRTFRETGAPAVLARYGDPGEEAVGAPPHLLRADLLRDLPDLPDADHGPRALLRAHRAGALTLTFPAAHLLDVDTPEALAQAEARLADLPPR; translated from the coding sequence GTGCCCGAGTTCTCACCTCCCCCGCCCGTCTGGGGCGTCCTGCTCGCGGCGGGCCGCAGCACCCGGATGGGCCGTCCCAAGCAACTCCTGCCCCTGCGCGGGGTGCCCCTGGTGCGCCACGCGGCGCTGTCGCTGGCGGAGGGCGGGCACGACGGCCTGCTCGCCGTGCTGCCCCCGGGCGAGGTGGGGGAGGGCGTCCGCGCGGCGCTCGCCGACCTGCCCTTCGCCTTCGTGGAGAACCCCGACCCGGCGCGGGGGCTGGCGAGTTCCTTCCGGGTCGCGGCGCAGGCCCTGCCCCCTGGAATCGCCGGGGCGAACTTCGTGCTGGGGGATATGCCGCTCGTCACCCCGGGGGTGCACGCCGCCCTCGTGCGGACCTTCCGGGAGACGGGCGCCCCCGCCGTGCTGGCCCGCTACGGGGACCCCGGGGAAGAGGCGGTCGGGGCCCCGCCGCACCTCCTGCGCGCCGACCTTCTGCGCGACCTTCCCGACCTCCCCGACGCCGACCACGGCCCGCGCGCCCTGCTTCGGGCCCACCGGGCGGGGGCCCTTACCCTCACCTTCCCCGCCGCGCACCTCCTCGACGTGGACACCCCGGAGGCCCTCGCACAGGCGGAGGCGCGGCTGGCCGACCTCCCGCCGCGCTGA
- a CDS encoding CHAD domain-containing protein, translated as MTKRSPTAARLEEVWPALKAGDPGAVHAARKLTRRAQAELRVAGAGGKVRRAWRDLRRAAAPLRDHDVAGSHLRAALVGLGAPPPLLDRFDAEWSARRAGLLAGTEWPQRPPSYDLKGGWKGRARKLAAGDVDDLIREGEAALASEDTAVWHEWRKNLKRYRYTLDLLGDVPTPLTDVLDALGRLQDTEVTTTLLRDDPALVGLLGEFRDQLLVREAAAGKAARAWVRTLFPAFAGALRAAGGKDKAGEKEGRVRPGGEPASAQA; from the coding sequence ATGACGAAACGCAGCCCCACCGCCGCCCGGCTGGAGGAAGTCTGGCCCGCTCTCAAGGCCGGGGACCCGGGGGCCGTCCACGCCGCCCGCAAGCTCACCCGCCGCGCCCAGGCCGAGCTCCGCGTGGCGGGGGCGGGCGGCAAGGTCAGGCGCGCGTGGCGGGACCTGCGCCGCGCCGCCGCCCCGCTGCGCGACCACGACGTCGCCGGGAGCCACCTGCGTGCGGCGCTCGTGGGGCTGGGCGCCCCCCCTCCCCTCCTCGACCGCTTCGACGCGGAGTGGTCCGCCCGGCGCGCCGGCCTCCTGGCGGGGACCGAGTGGCCGCAGAGGCCGCCCTCCTACGACCTCAAGGGGGGCTGGAAGGGCCGAGCCCGCAAGCTCGCCGCCGGGGACGTGGACGACCTGATCCGGGAGGGGGAGGCCGCGCTCGCCTCCGAGGACACGGCGGTCTGGCACGAGTGGCGCAAGAACCTCAAGAGATACCGCTACACCCTCGACCTCCTCGGCGACGTGCCCACGCCGCTGACCGACGTGCTCGACGCGCTGGGGCGCCTCCAGGACACGGAAGTGACCACCACCCTGCTGCGGGACGACCCGGCCCTGGTGGGGCTCCTGGGTGAATTCCGCGACCAGCTCCTCGTCCGCGAGGCGGCGGCGGGCAAGGCGGCGCGGGCGTGGGTGCGCACCCTCTTCCCGGCCTTCGCGGGGGCCCTGCGCGCGGCGGGCGGGAAGGACAAGGCCGGGGAGAAGGAAGGGCGGGTCAGGCCGGGCGGCGAGCCCGCCTCCGCCCAGGCGTAA